One Novosphingobium sp. G106 DNA segment encodes these proteins:
- the msrB gene encoding peptide-methionine (R)-S-oxide reductase MsrB: MTEKMKLTDAEWREKLSPEQYQILRHAGTERAFTGKYEQNKAAGEYVCAGCGEPLFSSDTKYNSGSGWPSYTDPVSPHAVEELRDMSHGMVRTEVRCAKCEGHLGHVFPDGPGENGLRYCINSASLDFKPKE; encoded by the coding sequence ATGACCGAAAAGATGAAACTGACCGACGCGGAATGGCGCGAAAAGCTCAGCCCCGAGCAGTACCAGATCCTGCGCCACGCCGGCACCGAACGGGCCTTCACCGGCAAGTACGAGCAGAACAAGGCCGCGGGCGAATATGTCTGCGCCGGCTGTGGTGAGCCGCTGTTCAGCTCTGACACCAAGTACAATTCGGGCTCGGGCTGGCCGAGCTACACTGATCCGGTCTCGCCCCACGCGGTCGAGGAACTGCGCGACATGTCGCACGGCATGGTCCGCACCGAAGTGCGCTGCGCCAAGTGCGAGGGCCATCTCGGCCACGTCTTCCCGGATGGCCCGGGCGAGAATGGCCTGCGCTATTGCATCAACAGCGCCTCGCTGGACTTCAAGCCGAAGGAATAG
- a CDS encoding NfeD family protein: MEWFDALGNHYHWLAIGLLLAAAEMAIPGVFLIWLAAAALITGALTWFLPIGLPVQVVIFAVLSIAAVFTGKRYLAANPVEALDPKMNDRGARLVGETVVVTHAIDGGNGRVKQGDSEWLAKGPDAEPGTKMRVAGHDGVVLVVEHLH; encoded by the coding sequence ATGGAATGGTTCGACGCTCTTGGTAATCACTACCATTGGCTGGCGATCGGCCTGCTGCTCGCCGCAGCGGAAATGGCGATCCCCGGCGTCTTCCTGATCTGGCTGGCGGCCGCCGCTTTGATCACCGGCGCGCTCACCTGGTTCCTGCCGATCGGCCTGCCCGTGCAGGTCGTGATCTTCGCCGTCCTCTCGATCGCCGCGGTGTTTACCGGCAAACGCTACCTCGCGGCCAATCCGGTCGAAGCGCTCGATCCCAAGATGAACGACCGCGGCGCACGGCTGGTGGGCGAAACCGTGGTCGTCACCCACGCGATCGACGGCGGCAACGGCCGGGTCAAGCAGGGCGACAGCGAATGGTTGGCCAAGGGTCCGGACGCAGAACCGGGCACCAAGATGCGCGTCGCCGGGCATGACGGCGTGGTGCTCGTCGTCGAGCATTTGCACTAG
- a CDS encoding SPFH domain-containing protein, with protein MGGFLISLVVVVVLFLLMGVRVVRQGYVYTVERLGKYTLAAQPGLHLIIPFVDRVGHKVNMMEQVLDIPGQEIITRDNAMVGVDAVVFFQVLDAGKAAYEVSNLYVAIMQLTTTNLRTVMGSMDLDETLSKRDEINAKLLVVVDHATAPWGVKITRVEIKDIRPPADISNAMARQMKAEREKRAQILEAEGSRASEILRAEGEKQGAILQAEGRREAAFRDAEAREREAEAEAKATKMVSDAIAASGSQALNYFIAQKYTEAVSQFATSPNAKTILFPVEATQLIGTLGGIGELARDAFKDSK; from the coding sequence ATGGGCGGATTTCTGATTTCGCTGGTCGTCGTCGTCGTGCTGTTCCTGCTGATGGGCGTGCGCGTCGTTCGGCAGGGCTATGTCTATACGGTCGAACGGCTCGGCAAATATACACTCGCGGCGCAGCCGGGCCTGCACCTCATCATCCCCTTCGTCGACCGGGTCGGCCATAAGGTCAACATGATGGAGCAGGTGCTCGACATTCCCGGGCAGGAGATCATCACGCGCGACAACGCCATGGTCGGCGTTGATGCGGTGGTCTTCTTCCAGGTGCTCGATGCCGGCAAAGCGGCCTACGAGGTGTCGAACCTCTATGTCGCGATCATGCAGCTGACCACCACGAACCTGCGCACGGTCATGGGCTCGATGGACCTCGACGAAACGCTGTCGAAGCGTGACGAGATCAACGCCAAGCTACTCGTCGTGGTCGATCATGCGACTGCGCCCTGGGGCGTCAAGATTACCCGCGTCGAGATCAAGGACATCCGCCCGCCGGCCGACATCTCCAACGCCATGGCCCGCCAGATGAAGGCCGAGCGCGAGAAGCGCGCGCAGATCCTCGAAGCAGAGGGTTCGCGGGCGTCCGAGATCCTGCGCGCCGAGGGTGAGAAGCAGGGCGCGATCCTCCAGGCCGAAGGCCGCCGCGAAGCCGCCTTCCGCGACGCCGAAGCGCGCGAGCGCGAGGCCGAGGCCGAAGCCAAGGCGACCAAGATGGTGTCCGACGCCATCGCCGCCTCGGGCAGCCAGGCGCTCAACTACTTCATTGCGCAGAAGTACACCGAGGCGGTCAGCCAGTTCGCCACTTCACCCAATGCCAAGACCATCCTGTTCCCGGTTGAGGCGACGCAGCTCATCGGTACGCTCGGCGGCATCGGCGAACTGGCAAGGGATGCCTTCAAGGACAGCAAGTAA
- a CDS encoding AraC family transcriptional regulator: MHDDISHLIALAHKHCPAGQVDTALDGVRFNRVSAPTDPVAGMFEPMFCVILQGAKRVIIGDQAMRYDTSTYFVASLDLPASGYVCEASADRPYIGLSMTIDRALLASVLAEVPPRPVARDAGFLVNPITPGLLGSVRRLIELLDQPEDIAVLAPMIRREILYRLVQSDDTGTLQQIARADSRLSRVHRTIHWIRAHFDKPLAIDVLAELAGMSRASFHRHFKAATAMSPLQYQKAMRLQEARRMLIVQPDAQATAHRVGYESASQFSREYARMFGLPPARDAERLRGAPPAPQFAEI; this comes from the coding sequence ATGCACGATGACATCAGCCACCTGATCGCACTGGCGCACAAGCATTGTCCGGCGGGACAGGTCGATACCGCGCTCGATGGCGTCCGGTTCAACCGCGTCTCGGCACCGACCGACCCGGTCGCCGGGATGTTCGAGCCGATGTTCTGCGTCATCCTCCAGGGCGCGAAGCGGGTGATCATCGGCGATCAGGCGATGCGCTACGACACCTCGACCTATTTCGTCGCCTCGCTCGACCTGCCGGCGAGCGGCTACGTCTGCGAGGCGAGCGCCGACAGGCCGTATATCGGCCTGTCGATGACAATCGACCGTGCCTTGCTCGCCTCGGTCCTCGCCGAAGTGCCGCCGCGGCCCGTGGCGCGCGACGCAGGCTTCCTGGTCAATCCGATCACCCCGGGCCTGCTGGGATCGGTGCGCCGGCTGATCGAGCTGCTCGACCAGCCGGAGGACATCGCCGTCCTCGCGCCGATGATCCGCCGCGAGATACTCTACCGCCTGGTCCAGAGCGACGATACCGGCACGCTCCAGCAGATCGCCCGCGCCGACAGCCGCCTGTCGCGCGTGCACCGGACGATCCACTGGATCAGGGCCCATTTCGACAAGCCGCTGGCGATCGACGTGCTGGCCGAACTGGCGGGCATGAGCCGCGCCTCGTTCCACCGCCACTTCAAGGCGGCGACCGCGATGAGCCCGCTACAGTACCAGAAGGCGATGCGGCTGCAGGAGGCGCGCCGCATGTTGATCGTCCAGCCCGATGCGCAGGCCACGGCGCACCGCGTCGGCTACGAGAGCGCATCGCAGTTCAGCCGCGAATATGCGCGGATGTTCGGCCTGCCCCCGGCGCGCGACGCCGAGCGGCTGCGCGGCGCACCGCCGGCCCCGCAGTTTGCCGAGATATAG
- a CDS encoding SDR family NAD(P)-dependent oxidoreductase — translation MFGATSTTDEVLAGIDLKGKRFLVTGVSAGLGVETARALVSHGADVIGTARDLAKAERATAQVREAAATSGGSLELVEVDLASLASVRAGADAIVKAGKPLDVIIANAGVMACPFGKTVDGFETQFGTNHLGHFVLVNRIAGLLKPGGRLVNLSSSGHRYSDVDLDDPNFDHTPYEEFLAYGRSKTANILFAVEFDRRHRDRGIRATAVHPGGIQTELSRHMPEGALDGLLQTINEQNAAAGQPLMEWKTIPQGSATSVWAAVVAPADEVGAQFCEDCHVAEVSTLPGLTGGVQPYALDADTAKALWAKSEEMVAETF, via the coding sequence ATGTTTGGAGCAACATCGACCACGGACGAAGTGCTGGCGGGCATCGACCTCAAGGGCAAGCGCTTCCTAGTGACGGGCGTATCGGCCGGCCTCGGCGTCGAGACCGCACGCGCCCTCGTCAGCCACGGCGCCGACGTGATCGGCACGGCGCGCGACCTTGCCAAGGCGGAACGCGCGACGGCGCAGGTCCGGGAAGCCGCCGCGACCAGCGGGGGCAGCCTCGAACTGGTCGAAGTCGATCTCGCCTCGCTCGCCAGCGTGCGCGCGGGCGCCGACGCGATCGTCAAGGCCGGCAAGCCACTCGACGTCATCATCGCCAACGCCGGCGTCATGGCCTGCCCCTTCGGCAAGACCGTGGACGGCTTCGAAACCCAGTTCGGCACCAACCACCTCGGCCATTTCGTGCTGGTCAACCGCATCGCCGGCCTGCTCAAGCCGGGCGGCCGGCTGGTCAACCTGTCGTCCTCCGGCCACCGTTATTCGGACGTCGACCTCGACGATCCGAACTTCGACCACACGCCCTACGAGGAATTCCTCGCCTATGGCCGCTCGAAGACCGCGAACATCCTCTTCGCGGTGGAATTCGACCGGCGCCATCGTGACCGCGGCATCCGCGCTACGGCCGTGCATCCCGGCGGCATCCAGACCGAACTGAGCCGCCACATGCCCGAAGGCGCGCTCGACGGCCTGCTGCAGACAATCAACGAGCAGAATGCCGCGGCCGGTCAGCCGCTGATGGAGTGGAAGACGATCCCGCAGGGCAGCGCGACTTCGGTCTGGGCGGCGGTCGTCGCTCCGGCGGACGAGGTCGGCGCACAGTTCTGCGAGGACTGCCATGTCGCCGAAGTGAGCACCCTGCCCGGCCTGACCGGCGGCGTGCAGCCCTATGCGCTCGATGCCGACACCGCCAAGGCGCTCTGGGCCAAGAGCGAGGAAATGGTCGCCGAGACGTTCTGA